The Kribbella amoyensis genomic sequence CCGAGGTGGACCCGCGGCCGGCCCGGACTCCTCGATCTCCGTGTTCGCCAGCTCGGCCATGTCCTCGACCGGCACCACGACGCCGAGGTCCCACTGCTTGGTGAACTTGGGCTGCACGACCGTCACCGGCCGCTCACCGCCGAGGAACCGCGCCACCTCCTCGACCGGCCGGACCGTCGCGGACAGGCCGATCCGCTGGGCCGGCTTCGGCAGCAGGGCGTCGAGCCGCTCGAGCGTGAGGGCCAGGTGGGCGCCGCGCTTCGTCCCGGCGACCGCGTGCACCTCGTCGACGATGATCGTCTCGACGCCGCGCAGCGACTCCCGCGCCTGCGAGGTCAGCATCAGGAAGAGCGACTCGGGGGTGGTGATCAGGACGTCGGACGGTTTGCTCGCGAACTTCCGCCGCTCGGCGGCCGGTGTGTCCCCGGACCGCACCGCGACCTCGACGTCCAGCGGCGCCTCACCGAGCCGGCGCGCGGTCTCGCGGATGCCGATGAGCGGGGCGCGCAGGTTGCGCTCGACGTCGACCGCGAGGGCCTTCAGCGGGGAGACGTAGAGCACCCGGCAGCGCTGCTTCGGCTCGTCGGGCGGCGGCGTCGTGGACAACCGGTCCAGCGCCCAGAGGAAAGCGGCGAGCGTCTTGCCGGAACCGGTGGGCGCGACCACCAGCGCGTCCCGGCCCGCGGTGATCGCGTCCCACGCCTCGAGCTGGGCCGGGGTGGCCGCCTCGAAGACGTCGCCGAACCACGCCCGGGTCGCGGGCGAGAAGCGGCTGAACGCGTCTGACTTCTTCACACCGACCATCTTGCCGGGTCCCGCCGACAGTTTCCGGCCGGTGGAGTCCGGGCGCCGCAGTGTCCCCGTTGTCTGGAATGATCGGGGCCATGAAGAACCGCGTGCGCATCGCACTGGTCACCGTGGCCTGTCTGTTCGCCCTGACGGGCTGCGTGAAGCTGGATGCCGATCTCAAGGTCAACTCGGACGAGACCGTCTCCGGCTCCATGCAGATCGGCGTCGACAAGAAGATCGTCGCGGCGGGCGGCCAGTCGCTGGACACGGTCCGTCAGCAGATCGAGAAGCAGATCAAGCAGACCGCGACCGACGGGGTCAGCTGCTCCGCTTCCGAGGACGACCAGTACGTCGGGTCCAAGTGCGAGTTCGACAGCGTGCCGTTCAGCGAGATGGGCAGTTCCACCGGCGAAGGCGTCAGCTTCCAGAAGGACGGCGACAAGTTCCGCGTCTCGGTCAAGGGCGCGAACCTGAGCAGTCAGGTGCCGCAGAACGCGCAGCCGGTGATCAACTTCAAGATCACCATGCCCGGCAAGATCGTCGAGCACGACGCCGGCGCCCAGGTCAGCGGCCGGACCGCGACGTACGACAGCCTGGACAAGCTCGGCAACGTCTCGCTGGTCTCGGAGTCCGGCGGTGGCTTCCCGGTGTGGGCGATCATCCTGATCGTCGTCCTGCTGCTGCTCGCGATCGCCGCCGTGGTCTTCTTCGTCCTGCGCGGCCGCACCAAGCAGGGCCAGCAGCAGTACCCGGGCCAGTTCCAGGGCCAGCCGGGCCAGTGGGGACCGCAGTACGGCGGTCAGCCGGGTCCGTACGGTCAGCAGGGCCAGCCTGGTCCGTACGGTCAGCCGGGTGCTCCGCAGGGACCGGGCTTCGGCCAGCCGGGCCAGCAGTACCCGGGCCAGCCGCAGTACCCCGGACAGCCGCAGTACCCCGGACAGCCGCAGCAGGGCCAGCCGCAGTACCCGGGCCAGCCCCAGCAGGGTCAGCCGGGTCAGGGCCAGCCTGGTCAGGGGCAGTGGGGCGGTCCGCAGCAGCCGCAGCAGGGTCCGCCGCCTCAGCAGCAGGGTGGTTGGGGTCAGCCGCAGCAGGGTCAGCCGCAGCAGGGACAGCAGCCTCCGCAGCAGGGCGGCGGGTGGAACCAGCCTCCGCAGCAGGGTCAGCAGCCCCCGCAGCAGGGTGGCTGGAACCAGCCGCCCCGGGACGACGGGCGGGCATGAGGCTCACCGAGTTCTGGGAGCGGATGAACCGGCATCTCGGCTCGGCGTACGCACGGACCTGGGCCGAGACCCAGGTCCTCAGCGAGCTCGGCGGCCGCACGGTGGCCGAGGCGCTGGACCAGGGTGAGTCCGCCAAGACCGTCTGGCGCGCGGTCTGGGCACACCAGCAACTGCCGCCCAGCGAGCGCTGACGGACTCAGCTCAGCTCCCGCCGAGCCTGCGCTGACGGACTCAGCTTCCGGCCAGCGTGCGCTCGGGTTCCTCGGTGAGCGGGACGCCGTCGTCGGGGTCCCGCTTCTGCGCCAGCTTGCTCGGCCACCACAGGTGCCGGCCGATGTCGAGGTTGAGCGCGGTGACCAGCACCGAGCGTACGACGATCGTGTCCAGCAGCACCCCGAGCGCGACCGCGATGCCGATCTCCGCGAACGCGACCACCGGCAGCGTGGCCAGGACGGCGAACGTGCCGGCCAGGACCAGTCCGGCCGACGTGATCACGCCGCCGGTCGCCGCCACCCCGATCAGGGCGCCGCGCCTGGTCCCGTGCTGCTTGGCCTCCTCATGGACGCGGGTCATCAGGAAGATGTTGTAGTCGATGCCTAGGGCAACGAGGAAGACGAAGACGAACAGCGGCAACGACGTGTCCGTCCCGCCGAAGCCGAGCGCCTGGAACACCAGCGAACTCAGCCCGAGCGCGGCTCCGAACGACAACACCACGGTCGCCACCAGCATGATCGGCGCCACGATCGCACGGAGCAGGACAGCCAGGATCAACAAGACCACCAGCAGCACGGCAGGGATGATCACCTTGTTGTCGTACGAGGACGCGCGCAGCGTATCCAGGAGGATCGCCGTACCGCCGCCCGCCAACGCGTCCGCACCTGGTACGGCGTGCACGGCCGCCCGTACGCGGTCCACGGTGTCCTTGGCGGCCTGGCTGTCCACCGGATCGGCCAGAGTCCCTTCCAGATAAGCGAGTCCGCCGCCTGTGACCGGCTCGGTGACAGCCGCTATTCCTGGGGTGGACGCGAGCACAGCACGTACTTCCGCGCCCTTGTCCGCGTTGCTGACCACCACCAGCGGACTACCCGCGCCCGCTGGGAAGTGCGCGGCCACGACACGTTCGCCGACGACCGAGTCCGGCGTACCGGTGAACGACTCCGCGTTGGACAGGCCGTTCGCGTCCAGGGTCAGCATGCCGAGCGACGCGGCGAGCAGAACGACCGTGGTGGTGATCCACGTGAGCCGTGGACGGATGGCGATCCGGCGGCCGATACGGCCCCACACGCTGGTCTCGGTGTGGTCCGCGGATCCGAACGTCGGACGGATCGGCCAGAAGACCCAGCGCCCACAGATGACCAGCAGCGCGGGCAACAACGTCAGCATGGCGATCAGGGCGATCACGATGCCGACAGCGGCGACCGGTCCGAGGCCCCTGGTCGAGTTCATCGAGGCCAGCAGCAAGCAGAGCATGCCGGCCACCACCGTCGAACCAGAGGCGAGGATCGCGGGTCCCGCCCGGTGCAGCGCGAACGCCATCGCCTCGTGCCGGTCCTTGTGTCTGCGGAGCTCTTCCCGATAGCGGGCGACGAGCAGCAGGGCATAGTCGGTCCCCGCACCGAAGACGAGCACAGTGAGGATGCCTGCGCTCTGTGCGTTCACGGTGAGGTCGGCCTTCGTCGCGAGCAGGTACACGACGGCTTGCGCGGAGAACAGCGCGGTACCTGCCGAGAGCACCGGCAACAGCCAGAGCACGGGGCTGCGATACGTGAACAGCAGGATGATGATGACGACGGCCGCGGCCGAGTAGAGCAGCTTGCCGTCGATCCCGGCGAACGCCTCCTGCGAGTCCGCGGCGAATCCGCCCGGGCCGGTCAGGTGGAACGACAACCCCTCCGGCCGGTCGGCCGCGATCCGGCGGATGTCCTGGGCACGATCGCCGAGTGTCTCCCAGCCACCCGAACCCGCATTGATCGGCACGATCACCTGCAGCGCCTTGCCGTCCTCGGACGGGATCGGCCCGACGACCTCGCGGTCCACGTTCTCCACTTCGGCGAACTGGGCGACCTGCGCGGCCACGGCCTGCCGGTCGGCCAGGGTCAATCCGGCCGGGCGTTCGTACACCAGGACCGCGGGGATCTCGTCCGGTGAGGAGAACTGCTCGGTGGTCTTCAGGACTTCGGTGGACTCGGCGTTGCCGGGCAACCAGGAGACCGCATCGTTCTCCTGCGCACCGGTCAGCTTGCTCGCCGGTCCGGCCGCGGCCGCCATCACGACGATCCACAGCGCCAGCACGATCCACTTCGACACCTTGCCGCACGGCAACGCTGCCAGTCGTCCTGCTCCGCCCATCGGGTACCACGCCCCCACCCTCAGGGGACCGCCCGCCCGTCATCCGCCGAGCTGCCGACGACTGATCCCCCTCGACCAGCCTGGTGGGTGCCCGGGAACGCGTCAACGGGCGTCGCGTAGTCCTGCGATCACTGTGCGCGCAGTACCGATCAGAGCGTCCAGCCGGTGCGCGCAGCCCACTCCTCGGCCGGCAGGTAGATCAGGTCGCAGACAGGGTCCTTCAGGTCGGCGTACTCACCCGTCGTCTCGATCGGCAGCCTCGCGGCCCGCTGCTTGAACAGCCCGTACGCCGTGGCCGTGTCCGGGTGCGCGCGGAGATAGTCGCGGAACAGCAGGGCGTACCGCTGGTTGGCGCGTCCGTCGACGCGGAGATGCAGGTTCACGCGTCGCCGGTACATCGGCTCCACCACGAGCCGCTTGACCCACTGCAACTCGTCCTGCGGCAGCCCTGGTACGGGGTGGTCGCGGCGAGGTGGACGGAGTTCCCAGTCGGCCTCGGCGAGGAGTTGCGCGGCGTCGTCCAGCTGCGGCTCGGTCGGTACCGTCGCCTGGATGTCGAGGACGTCCTTGGCCGGGAGCCCTGGTACCGACGTCGAGCCGATGTGGTCGACCCGCAGGGCCGTGTCGCCGAGGATGCCCTGCAGGGTGCGGGCGGTCTTGTCGAACTGCGCCGCCCACGTCGGGTCGGGCCGGACGATGGTGATCGCGTTCATGCGCAAGATCATGGCAGCGCTCACCGTCCCGCCGACAGGTGTTGTCCGCGGGATCGGGCGTGCGGCCGCTGTCAGACCGGCTTGAGGCGGTATGCGCTGGTGTGGAGCAACTCGGCGGCGGCGTACGCGGCCTTACGGATGCCCTTGCGCTCGTCGAAGAAGCCGCCGACGAAACCGACCATCGGCAGCTGGCCGAGCATCCGGGCGCCGATACTGCCACGCGGCCGCTCCTCGAACACCTCGCCGAGCCCGCCGAAGAGCTTGGAGAGCCGCCAGACGAGGCGCAGGCTCTTGCGAAGTCCCTTCTCCTCGGACTCGTCGCCGATTCCCAGTTGCACGGCGACGTCCTTACCGGCGGTCGTGGGGTCGTCGTACTTGAGCACGTCGTCCGGGGTGATCGGCCGGGACGTCAGGACGCGGGCCATGATCGCCGTGCGCTCCGCGTGGTCCTCCACGCCGTACTCGCGGCACACCGCGCCGATCACCATCGCCTGGACCGACGCGCCGAGCGTGTCCTTGAGCGGAAGGCGATCGGCGGCCGCACCACTGAGCCGGGGGAGTCCGGCGACCACGGCCGCGAATCCGCCGAGCCGCTCGACCCACCAGTCGCACCGCTCGGACAAGGGCAACGTGGGCCACTCGGTGTGGCCGGGGACGCGCATCCGCAGCAGCCGATCGATCGCCACGATGAGGGCCTTCTCCGCGAGGTTCGGCTTCTCCTGGTCGGAGTACTCGGTGAGAATGCTGCGGATGCCGAACGGGTCCTGGGTGCGGAGCGCGTCGAGGACGGAGTCGATGCCGAACTCGGCCCGGCTCAACGCGAGCACGACGGCGGAGTCCGGGATGTCGGGGCGGTCGGTCACGACCGTCAGGGTAAGGACGGACAGGGCCAGCCCGGACGTTCTGCGAAGTTCCGGCGTGTCAGTTGTGATTCGAACACGTGTTCGGGCTATGTTGTGGTGTGCGTCGGGTGGCCCGGGGTTTTCCACAGATCCGGAACTGCTCCGAAAACTGTCCGACGTGACCCGTACCGTCTCTGGCGACAACGAAATTCCTTCGGGCGGCTGGCACAGCGGCCCCGATCACTAGATGGGTTAGGTGGCAGTCACATGGCTGGTGCAGCGAGTGCGGAGCGCGCCGCGGCGGATCGTGAGAAGGCGCTGGCGACCGCGCTGACGCAGATCGAGCGGCAGTGTGGCAAGGGTTCGGTGATGCGGCTCGGTGAGCAGGGCAAGGCGCCGATCGAGGTCATCCCGACCGGCTCGATCTCGCTCGACATCGCGCTCGGGATCGGCGGTCTGCCGCGCGGTCGCGTGGTGGAGATCTACGGCCCGGAATCCTCCGGTAAGACGACGGTCGCGCTGCACGCGGTCGCGAACGCCCAGCGGGCCGGCGGGATCGCCGCCTTCATCGACGCCGAGCACGCGCTCGACCCGGAGTACGCCCGCAAGCTCGGTGTCGACACCGACGCGCTGCTGGTCTCCCAGCCGGACTCCGGTGAGCAGGCGCTGGAGATCGCCGACATGCTGGTCCGCTCCGGCGCGATCGACATCGTCGTGATCGACTCGGTGGCCGCGCTGGTGCCGCGCGCCGAGATCGAGG encodes the following:
- a CDS encoding LppM family (lipo)protein; amino-acid sequence: MKNRVRIALVTVACLFALTGCVKLDADLKVNSDETVSGSMQIGVDKKIVAAGGQSLDTVRQQIEKQIKQTATDGVSCSASEDDQYVGSKCEFDSVPFSEMGSSTGEGVSFQKDGDKFRVSVKGANLSSQVPQNAQPVINFKITMPGKIVEHDAGAQVSGRTATYDSLDKLGNVSLVSESGGGFPVWAIILIVVLLLLAIAAVVFFVLRGRTKQGQQQYPGQFQGQPGQWGPQYGGQPGPYGQQGQPGPYGQPGAPQGPGFGQPGQQYPGQPQYPGQPQYPGQPQQGQPQYPGQPQQGQPGQGQPGQGQWGGPQQPQQGPPPQQQGGWGQPQQGQPQQGQQPPQQGGGWNQPPQQGQQPPQQGGWNQPPRDDGRA
- a CDS encoding GrpB family protein → MNAITIVRPDPTWAAQFDKTARTLQGILGDTALRVDHIGSTSVPGLPAKDVLDIQATVPTEPQLDDAAQLLAEADWELRPPRRDHPVPGLPQDELQWVKRLVVEPMYRRRVNLHLRVDGRANQRYALLFRDYLRAHPDTATAYGLFKQRAARLPIETTGEYADLKDPVCDLIYLPAEEWAARTGWTL
- a CDS encoding MMPL family transporter: MSKWIVLALWIVVMAAAAGPASKLTGAQENDAVSWLPGNAESTEVLKTTEQFSSPDEIPAVLVYERPAGLTLADRQAVAAQVAQFAEVENVDREVVGPIPSEDGKALQVIVPINAGSGGWETLGDRAQDIRRIAADRPEGLSFHLTGPGGFAADSQEAFAGIDGKLLYSAAAVVIIILLFTYRSPVLWLLPVLSAGTALFSAQAVVYLLATKADLTVNAQSAGILTVLVFGAGTDYALLLVARYREELRRHKDRHEAMAFALHRAGPAILASGSTVVAGMLCLLLASMNSTRGLGPVAAVGIVIALIAMLTLLPALLVICGRWVFWPIRPTFGSADHTETSVWGRIGRRIAIRPRLTWITTTVVLLAASLGMLTLDANGLSNAESFTGTPDSVVGERVVAAHFPAGAGSPLVVVSNADKGAEVRAVLASTPGIAAVTEPVTGGGLAYLEGTLADPVDSQAAKDTVDRVRAAVHAVPGADALAGGGTAILLDTLRASSYDNKVIIPAVLLVVLLILAVLLRAIVAPIMLVATVVLSFGAALGLSSLVFQALGFGGTDTSLPLFVFVFLVALGIDYNIFLMTRVHEEAKQHGTRRGALIGVAATGGVITSAGLVLAGTFAVLATLPVVAFAEIGIAVALGVLLDTIVVRSVLVTALNLDIGRHLWWPSKLAQKRDPDDGVPLTEEPERTLAGS
- a CDS encoding DUF3046 domain-containing protein gives rise to the protein MRLTEFWERMNRHLGSAYARTWAETQVLSELGGRTVAEALDQGESAKTVWRAVWAHQQLPPSER